Proteins encoded within one genomic window of Bombus terrestris chromosome 11, iyBomTerr1.2, whole genome shotgun sequence:
- the LOC100647867 gene encoding run domain Beclin-1-interacting and cysteine-rich domain-containing protein isoform X1, with product MCGDAHIKEQWQLLQNLRSTVEGLLVDGVLNVWDVYGGLNRLHNVMERIFKHGCRIFNRNGEPDCWIFIQGLNWLQPSVALSPVVPETEDYLLNLPTRIVSHKDMLWLYKSLESHSLSHKLPWLLSDKEHLLSCFEPWAFLCQENLAEATLLCLRAVERNQPTLLTEIDPSLFLPCWISPKTSPKRHRRSSSYPINFSTINFSVARDKAIHIEKCQLESLKIVSDNKIMQHDDVKSNEKYEDKSLDSKEINDIPLKSWSSLSALTKNCTSVEKSASAASSCVAKSSSHKSNDPQTSSVELSKIINVNYAELKHSTSNVDNKQLVKPRTPVRKVQNKTKAKQNQSMKKSSEDSDVLNSEDTSINAVEEYRIPFFIPNETNPNAYNTNSTEIRISQTPRRKTSLLSGSAPEFTSPWNLEIEGQKDIRTAKKSFMEDGGSSVQPMAIGYFPRPTEGQSLTNFLASAQFSRANAELDRENAHFSVSEAMIAAIEQVKCNRQWRLMEEATEESDEEINSLKQRIRLRRRQRQEERYKGRTWNRELLSDGKTDTTTTDQSVSPLSTSSDTPSENISTDDIEDLEVDDERNAVKLKNAGISISMASLYSDADLYQSSPAHGTESTLTESSMSAEGVALSLLSKFSEKQLPRASELQWLVSEKDVPQRLLPLPKSWPINPDDAENSQSIPLRGTTEWAPPRPQIIFTSHPPPVRRTLIAKQNYRCAGCGMKVAIKYANKFRYCEYLGRYFCTGCHTNQVALIPGKMLTKWDFNRYSVSNFSYRLLDQMTSDPLFQINDLNPSLYRRIKQLARTRLLRLQLFFFKDFLFTCRFATSVQDVLKKESNYMISEPHVYSIQDLMHVKYGILPMRLQELVEMCNMHIMGCELCQARGFVCELCRSKDVIFPWEFTKVSRCEMCGACFHNECKQNFNKVDCPRCIRLHDRRISREQF from the exons ATGTGCGGAGACGCCCACATCAAAGAGCAATGGCAACTTTTGCAAAACCTTCGATCTACGGTAGAAGGTTTATTGGTCGATGGTGTTTTAAACGTATGGGATGTTTACGGTGGTTTAAATCGTCTTCACAATGTAATGGAAAGGATATTCAAACATGGCTGTCGAATATTTAATCGAAAT GGAGAACCGGATTGTTGGATCTTTATTCAAGGATTAAATTGGCTGCAGCCTTCTGTAGCATTGTCACCTGTTGTTCCTGAAACAGAAgattatcttttaaatttacCAACTCGAATTGTCTCACACAAAGATATGTTATGGCTGTACAAGAG TTTGGAAAGTCATTCTTTGTCACATAAGCTTCCATGGCTTTTGTCTGATAAAGAACATTTACTTTCTTGTTTTGAACCATGGGCATTTTTGTGTCAAGAAAACTTAGCTGAAGCCACACTCTTATGTTTAAGAGCAGTTGAAAGAAACCAACCTACATTGCTTACAGAAATTGATCCATCCTTG TTTTTACCTTGTTGGATTTCTCCTAAAACAAGTCCAAAGAGACATCGTCGATCTTCTTCATATCCAATTAATTTCTCAACAATAAATTTTAGTGTTGCAAGAGATAAAGCAATACATATTGAGAAATGTCAATTAGAATCattaaaaatagtttcagaCAATAAAATTATGCAACATGATGATGTTAAAtctaatgaaaaatatgaagatAAATCAttagattctaaagaaattaatgATATACCTTTGAAAAGTTGGAGTAGTCTTTCAGCACTGACTAAAAATTGTACATCTGTAGAAAAGAGTGCTTCTGCAGCTTCATCATGTGTTGCAAAGAGTAGTTCACATAAAAGTAATGATCCTCAAACATCTTCAGTTgaattatcaaaaataattaatgtaaattatgCCGAATTAAAACATTCAACATCAAATGTGGATAATAAACAACTTGTAAAGCCAAGGACTCCTGTAAGGAAAGTACAAAACAAAACTAAAGCGAAACAGAATCAAAGTATGAAGAAATCTAGTGAAGATTCTGATGTGCTAAATTCTGAGGATACATCAATAAATGCAGTAGAAGAATACCGGATTCCTTTTTTTATACCAAATGAAACAAATCCAAATGCATATAACACAAATTCTACAGAAATTAGAATTTCTCAAACGCCAAGAAGAAAAACTTCTCTTTTATCAGGTTCAGCGCCTGAATTCACTAGTCCATGGAATTTAGAAATTGAGGGGCAAAAAGATATAAGAACAGCAAAGAAGAGTTTCATGGAAGATGGAGGAAGCAGTGTTCAACCTATGGCAATAGGATATTTTCCGCGTCCAACGGAAGGTCAAAGTTTGACAAATTTTTTAGCTTCTGCACAATTTTCTAGAGCAAATGCTGAATTGGACAGAGAAAACGCACATTTCAGTGTTTCCGAAGCAATGATAGCTGCCATAGAACAAGTAAAATGTAATAGGCAATGGCGTCTTATGGAAGAAGCAACTGAAGAAAGCGATGAAGAAATAAATAGCTTAAAACAGAGGATACGATTAAGACGGCGTCAGCGACAGGAAGAGCGGTACAAAGGAAGGACGTGGAATCGCGAACTACTGAGTGATGGCAAAACTGATACTACAACCACTGATCAAAGTGTTAGTCCATTATCAACTTCGTCTGATACTCCCTCAGAAAATATATCTACAGATGACATAGAAGATTTAGAAGTGGATGACGAGCGAAATGCAGTAAAACTTAAAAATGCTGGAATTTCCATATCCATGGCATCTTTATATTCAGATGCAGATTTGTATCAATCATCCCCTGCACATGGAACAGAATCAACTTTAACTGAGAGTAGTATGTCCGCGGAAGGGGTAGCTTTGTCACTTCTTAGTAAATTTAGTGAGAAACAATTACCGAGAGCGAGTGAATTACAATGGCTAGTCTCTGAAAAGGATGTACCACAAAGATTGTTACCATTACCAAAAAGTTGGCCAATAAATCCAGATGATGCAGAAAATTCACAGTCAATTCCTCTGCGTGGAACAACAGAATGGGCTCCACCAAGACctcaaattatttttacatcACATCCTCCACCAGT gCGACGGACTCTTATAGCCAAACAGAATTACAGGTGCGCAGGATGTGGAATGAAGGTTgcaataaaatatgcaaataaatttCGTTACTGTGAGTATTTAGGTAGATACTTCTGTACTGGATGCCATACTAATCAGGTAGCATTAATACCAGGAAAAATGTTAACTAAGTGGGATTTTAACAG ATATTCTGTATCAAACTTTTCATATAGACTGTTGGATCAAATGACATCAGAtccattatttcaaataaatgacTTAaatccatcattatatagacgAATAAAACAATTAGCCAGAACAAGATTATTacgtttacaattatttttctttaaagaTTTCCTATTTACATGTCGATTTGCAACAAG TGTACAAGATGTACTGAAGAAGGAATCAAATTATATGATAAGTGAACCCCATGTATATTCCATTCAAGATCTGATGCATGTTAAATATGGTATCTTGCCAATGAGATTGCAAGAATTAGTTGAAATGTGTAATATGCATATTATGGGCTGTGAG CTATGCCAAGCTAGGGGATTTGTATGTGAGCTATGCCGTTCCAAAGATGTCATATTTCCATGGGAATTCACGAAAGTTAGTAGATGTGAAATGTGTGGTGCATGTTTTCATAATGAATGCAAgcagaattttaataaagtagATTGTCCACGCTGCATTCGTTTACATGATAGACGAATATCTAGAGAACAATTTTGA
- the LOC100644217 gene encoding odorant receptor 9a, with the protein MIGSLLTLHYPGFVQIYTSLYAKDVASFLEAVPVITTLTAALIKLLNHVIYKENFEKMFHIIKKDWELLNDKSQTHILEEITKEGNKIGEIYRTFMLSCMLGFIIIPLTPVILDIISPLNETRHREQMFRVTYFLDENRYFYPIYFHSLWCAFVITIIAITIDSLYIQIVHHDSALFAICGQALITARKSTDVDTNGTYTEWLRQCLTMHNDALQFFEMLDDSSRRSYFFQILLTMVGMTVTAVQAVMNLHQPEEALRIGLFLVAQQFHLLIITLPGQVITDYSFELTNDIYRSMWYNMPINDQRILHMMQMRSSKPCKLTAGGIYEMNIENFGITFKTCVSYFTVLLSLGD; encoded by the exons ATGATAGGCAGTCTATTGACATTACATTATCCAGGT TTTGTACAAATTTATACGTCATTATACGCAAAAGATGTGGCAAGTTTCTTGGAAGCCGTACCTGTAATAACTACGTTAACAGCTGCCTTAATAAAATTGCTAAATCATGTAATTTACaaggaaaat TTCGAAAAGATGTTCCATATCATAAAGAAAGACTGGGAATTGTTAAACGATAAGAGTCAAACACATATTCTTGAGGAAATTACTAAGGAAGGAAATAAGATTGGTGAAATATATAGAA cTTTTATGTTATCATGTATGTTAGGATTTATAATTATTCCATTGACCCCTGTGATCTTGGATATCATCTCACCGCTCAATGAAACTCGCCATCGTGAACAAATGTTTAGAGTAACATACTTTCTAGATGAAAATCGGTACTTTTACcctatatattttcattcacTTTGGTGTGCATTTGTAATAACGATAATTGCAATCACTATCGATTCATTATACATACAAATTGTTCATCACGATAGCGCCTTATTTGCCATATGTGG GCAGGCCCTCATAACAGCACGAAAATCTACTGATGTCGACACAAATGGAACTTACACTGAATGGCTTAGGCAATGTTTGACTATGCATAACGATGCCCTCCA ATTCTTTGAGATGCTAGATGACAGCAGCCGTAGAAgttacttttttcaaattttgctaACTATGGTCGGTATGACCGTAACAGCCGTACAA GCCGTTATGAATCTGCATCAACCTGAAGAAGCTCTCAGAATTGGTCTGTTTCTTGTGGCTCAACAATTCCATTTGCTTATTATTACTTTACCTGGGCAAGTGATCACGGATTATAGTTTTGAGTTGACTAACGATAT ATACCGCTCAATGTGGTACAACATGCCAATAAATGATCAAAGAATACTTCACATGATGCAAATGAGATCTAGTAAACCATGTAAGTTGACAGCAGGAGGGATATACGAAATGAACATAGAGAATTTTGGAATA acaTTTAAAACATGTGTATCGTATTTCACGGTTCTCCTATCCTTGGGTGACTGA
- the LOC100647867 gene encoding run domain Beclin-1-interacting and cysteine-rich domain-containing protein isoform X2 → MCGDAHIKEQWQLLQNLRSTVEGLLVDGVLNVWDVYGGLNRLHNVMERIFKHGCRIFNRNGEPDCWIFIQGLNWLQPSVALSPVVPETEDYLLNLPTRIVSHKDMLWLYKSLESHSLSHKLPWLLSDKEHLLSCFEPWAFLCQENLAEATLLCLRAVERNQPTLLTEIDPSLFLPCWISPKTSPKRHRRSSSYPINFSTINFSVARDKAIHIEKCQLESLKIVSDNKIMQHDDVKSNEKYEDKSLDSKEINDIPLKSWSSLSALTKNCTSVEKSASAASSCVAKSSSHKSNDPQTSSVELSKIINVNYAELKHSTSNVDNKQLVKPRTPVRKVQNKTKAKQNQSMKKSSEDSDVLNSEDTSINAVEEYRIPFFIPNETNPNAYNTNSTEIRISQTPRRKTSLLSGSAPEFTSPWNLEIEGQKDIRTAKKSFMEDGGSSVQPMAIGYFPRPTEGQSLTNFLASAQFSRANAELDRENAHFSVSEAMIAAIEQVKCNRQWRLMEEATEESDEEINSLKQRIRLRRRQRQEERYKGRTWNRELLSDGKTDTTTTDQSVSPLSTSSDTPSENISTDDIEDLEVDDERNAVKLKNAGISISMASLYSDADLYQSSPAHGTESTLTESSMSAEGVALSLLSKFSEKQLPRASELQWLVSEKDVPQRLLPLPKSWPINPDDAENSQSIPLRGTTEWAPPRPQIIFTSHPPPVRRTLIAKQNYRCAGCGMKVAIKYANKFRYCEYLGRYFCTGCHTNQVALIPGKMLTKWDFNRYSVSNFSYRLLDQMTSDPLFQINDLNPSLYRRIKQLARTRLLRLQLFFFKDFLFTCRFATSVQDVLKKESNYMISEPHVYSIQDLMHVKYGILPMRLQELVEMCNMHIMGCEI, encoded by the exons ATGTGCGGAGACGCCCACATCAAAGAGCAATGGCAACTTTTGCAAAACCTTCGATCTACGGTAGAAGGTTTATTGGTCGATGGTGTTTTAAACGTATGGGATGTTTACGGTGGTTTAAATCGTCTTCACAATGTAATGGAAAGGATATTCAAACATGGCTGTCGAATATTTAATCGAAAT GGAGAACCGGATTGTTGGATCTTTATTCAAGGATTAAATTGGCTGCAGCCTTCTGTAGCATTGTCACCTGTTGTTCCTGAAACAGAAgattatcttttaaatttacCAACTCGAATTGTCTCACACAAAGATATGTTATGGCTGTACAAGAG TTTGGAAAGTCATTCTTTGTCACATAAGCTTCCATGGCTTTTGTCTGATAAAGAACATTTACTTTCTTGTTTTGAACCATGGGCATTTTTGTGTCAAGAAAACTTAGCTGAAGCCACACTCTTATGTTTAAGAGCAGTTGAAAGAAACCAACCTACATTGCTTACAGAAATTGATCCATCCTTG TTTTTACCTTGTTGGATTTCTCCTAAAACAAGTCCAAAGAGACATCGTCGATCTTCTTCATATCCAATTAATTTCTCAACAATAAATTTTAGTGTTGCAAGAGATAAAGCAATACATATTGAGAAATGTCAATTAGAATCattaaaaatagtttcagaCAATAAAATTATGCAACATGATGATGTTAAAtctaatgaaaaatatgaagatAAATCAttagattctaaagaaattaatgATATACCTTTGAAAAGTTGGAGTAGTCTTTCAGCACTGACTAAAAATTGTACATCTGTAGAAAAGAGTGCTTCTGCAGCTTCATCATGTGTTGCAAAGAGTAGTTCACATAAAAGTAATGATCCTCAAACATCTTCAGTTgaattatcaaaaataattaatgtaaattatgCCGAATTAAAACATTCAACATCAAATGTGGATAATAAACAACTTGTAAAGCCAAGGACTCCTGTAAGGAAAGTACAAAACAAAACTAAAGCGAAACAGAATCAAAGTATGAAGAAATCTAGTGAAGATTCTGATGTGCTAAATTCTGAGGATACATCAATAAATGCAGTAGAAGAATACCGGATTCCTTTTTTTATACCAAATGAAACAAATCCAAATGCATATAACACAAATTCTACAGAAATTAGAATTTCTCAAACGCCAAGAAGAAAAACTTCTCTTTTATCAGGTTCAGCGCCTGAATTCACTAGTCCATGGAATTTAGAAATTGAGGGGCAAAAAGATATAAGAACAGCAAAGAAGAGTTTCATGGAAGATGGAGGAAGCAGTGTTCAACCTATGGCAATAGGATATTTTCCGCGTCCAACGGAAGGTCAAAGTTTGACAAATTTTTTAGCTTCTGCACAATTTTCTAGAGCAAATGCTGAATTGGACAGAGAAAACGCACATTTCAGTGTTTCCGAAGCAATGATAGCTGCCATAGAACAAGTAAAATGTAATAGGCAATGGCGTCTTATGGAAGAAGCAACTGAAGAAAGCGATGAAGAAATAAATAGCTTAAAACAGAGGATACGATTAAGACGGCGTCAGCGACAGGAAGAGCGGTACAAAGGAAGGACGTGGAATCGCGAACTACTGAGTGATGGCAAAACTGATACTACAACCACTGATCAAAGTGTTAGTCCATTATCAACTTCGTCTGATACTCCCTCAGAAAATATATCTACAGATGACATAGAAGATTTAGAAGTGGATGACGAGCGAAATGCAGTAAAACTTAAAAATGCTGGAATTTCCATATCCATGGCATCTTTATATTCAGATGCAGATTTGTATCAATCATCCCCTGCACATGGAACAGAATCAACTTTAACTGAGAGTAGTATGTCCGCGGAAGGGGTAGCTTTGTCACTTCTTAGTAAATTTAGTGAGAAACAATTACCGAGAGCGAGTGAATTACAATGGCTAGTCTCTGAAAAGGATGTACCACAAAGATTGTTACCATTACCAAAAAGTTGGCCAATAAATCCAGATGATGCAGAAAATTCACAGTCAATTCCTCTGCGTGGAACAACAGAATGGGCTCCACCAAGACctcaaattatttttacatcACATCCTCCACCAGT gCGACGGACTCTTATAGCCAAACAGAATTACAGGTGCGCAGGATGTGGAATGAAGGTTgcaataaaatatgcaaataaatttCGTTACTGTGAGTATTTAGGTAGATACTTCTGTACTGGATGCCATACTAATCAGGTAGCATTAATACCAGGAAAAATGTTAACTAAGTGGGATTTTAACAG ATATTCTGTATCAAACTTTTCATATAGACTGTTGGATCAAATGACATCAGAtccattatttcaaataaatgacTTAaatccatcattatatagacgAATAAAACAATTAGCCAGAACAAGATTATTacgtttacaattatttttctttaaagaTTTCCTATTTACATGTCGATTTGCAACAAG TGTACAAGATGTACTGAAGAAGGAATCAAATTATATGATAAGTGAACCCCATGTATATTCCATTCAAGATCTGATGCATGTTAAATATGGTATCTTGCCAATGAGATTGCAAGAATTAGTTGAAATGTGTAATATGCATATTATGGGCTGTGAG atctaa
- the LOC100647543 gene encoding G2/mitotic-specific cyclin-B3 yields MAPSKILNIQNKQSGTNVTNTRKRIATRSQNSALNNVLVKPPVLGKDLRVKRKAEASPPKEKTTKRSALGNITNAIGKTLGTHQTQEPKKTVKKTAVTQVKPFTQTSSIRTLEKVVTKPEVIPQKPKPVPRVKPVKKDDGKVEIPSKIVKVRRSLDLEKSEDSSLYVSALDDIGDDSTKKSRKSNVEPEEIEKTDEKNEPSEPQVPAKVEEKLVTNQLDAVPERTLPEGVQWDFDVENWLDPFQVSHYAMDIFNYLKEREHLFSIGDYMEKQVCLSRWMRALLVDWMVEVQESFELNHETLYLAVKLVDLYLTKVIVGKETLQLLGAASLFIASKYDERIPPMVEDFLYICDGAYTQRELIRMEMSILKVVDFDLGIPLSYRFLRRYARCAKVSMPTLTLARYILEYSLMDYSTIMFSDSKMAASALLLALQMKDLGGWTPTLKYYSGYSVDDIRDIVDIMNQGLHRKLKEDGLHRKHKETLTTIRNKYSHKIFFEVATLPLKDTLNI; encoded by the exons ATGGCTCCatcgaaaattttaaatatacaaaataaacaaaGTGGTACTAATGTGacaaatacaagaaaaagaATAGCCACGAGAAGTCAAAATTCTGCACTAAACAATGTTTTAGTTAAGCCACCTGTTCTTGGTAAAGATCTCCGTGTCAAAAGAAAAGCAGAAGCGTCCCCACCAAAAGAAAAAACAACAAAGAGATCTGCACTGGGAAATATTACTAAT GCAATTGGAAAAACATTGGGGACGCATCAAACACAAGAACCAAAGAAAACAGTAAAAAAGACAGCTGTTACTCAAGTAAAACCCTTCACACAGACAAGTTCTATTAGAACGCTTGAAAAAGTTGTGACTAAGCCAGAGGTAATACCTCAGAAACCAAAGCCAGTGCCACGTGTGAAACCAGTAAAAAAGGATGATGGAAAAGTTGAAATACCTAGTAAAATTGTAAAGGTTAGACGTAGTTTAGATTTAGAAAAATCAGAGGACAGTTCTTTGTATGTAAGTGCATTAGATGATATTGGAGATGACAGTACAAAGAAATCCAGAAAAAGCAATGTAGAA ccTGAAGAAATCGAGAAAACAGATGAAAAAAATGAACCAAGTGAGCCCCAAGTACCTGCAAAAGTTGAAGAAAAATTAGTAACGAATCAACTGGATGCTGTTCCTGAAAGAACATTACCTGAGGGTGTTCAGTGGGATTTTGATGTAGAAAATTGGTTAGATCCATTTCAAGTTTCTCACTATGCCAtggatattttcaattatttaaaagaaaggGAACATCTATTTTCAATTGGAGATTATATGGAAAAACAAGTATGCCTCTCACGATGGATGAGAGCTTTATTAGTTGACTGGATGGTAGAAGTTCAAGAATCCTTTGAACTCAATCATGAAACTCTATATCTGGCTGTGAAACTAGTTGACCTATACTTGACAAAAGTAATTGTTGGAAAAGAAACATTACAATTATTGGGAGCAGCAAGTCTTTTCATAGCAAGTAAATATGAT GAAAGAATACCTCCAATGGTGGAAGATTTTTTGTATATATGTGACGGTGCTTACACACAAAGAGAATTAATTAGAATGGAAATGAGCATATTGAAAGTAGTCGATTTTGATCTTGGTATACCACTTTCTTATCGATTTCTTCGACGATATGCTAGG TGTGCAAAAGTGTCGATGCCGACATTAACTTTAGCTCGATATATTCTTGAATACTCATTAATGGATTATTCGACAATAATGTTCAGCGATAGTAAAATGGCTGCATCTGCACTCCTCCTAGCATtacaaatgaaagatttaggagGGTGGACTCCTACTCTAAAATATTATAGCGGTTATAGTGTTGATGATATACGAGACATCGTAGATATTATGAACCAAGGGTTACATCGGAAACTTAAAGAAGATGGACTACATCGGAAGCATAAAGAAACTCTCACCACTATACGCAACAAGTACAGTCACAA gaTATTTTTTGAAGTAGCAACGCTGCCATTAAAAGAtactttaaatatataa
- the LOC105666243 gene encoding transcription elongation factor S-II isoform X2: MTVNALRKSSRDEEVISLSKTLIKNWKKFLSGSNKEKDSTSSSSSKKKDDKSEKSKDDGEQKKEKDNADGSDVKIKEEKPHKDIQRKQSTFPAPTTTDAVRLKCRELLAAALRVDGNTIDGCATPEELAEELEEAIYAEFKNTDNRYKNRVRSRVANLRDAKNPNLRTNFIAGAITPARLAVMTAEEMASDEIKQLREQFKKEAINDAQLATVQGTKTDLLKCGKCKKRNCTYNQVQTRSADEPMTTFVLCNECGNRWKFC, translated from the exons ATGACAGTGAATGCATTGAGAAAATCAAGTAGAGACGAagaagttatatcgttatccaaaactcttattaaaaattggaagaaatttttatctg GGTccaataaagaaaaagattctaCTTCTTCAAGTagttcaaagaagaaagacgatAAATCAGAGAAAAGCAAAGATGATGGagaacagaaaaaagaaaaggataatGCAGATGGAAGTGATGTTAAAATAAAGGAAGAGAAACCTCATAAAGATATTCAAAGAAAACAGTCTACGTTTCCTGCTCCTACAACCACAGATGCTGTAAGGCTTAAATGTAGAGAGCTACTGGCAGCAGCTTTAAGAGTAGATGGAAATACAATTGATGGCTGTGCTACTCCAGAGGAATTAGCAGAAGAACTCGAAGAAGCAATTTATGCAGAATTTAAAAATACTGATAATAGATATAAGAACAGA GTGCGAAGTAGAGTCGCTAATTTACGTGACGCAAAAAATCCTAATcttcgaacaaattttattgccGGTGCTATAACACCTGCTAGGCTTGCTGTTATGACTGCAGAAGAGATGGCAAGCGacgaaataaaacaattaaGGGAACAGTTTAAAAAGGAAGCAATTAATGATGCACAACTTGCTACAGTACAAGGAACGAAAACTGATCTATTAAAATGTGGAAAGTGCAAAAAACGTAATTGTACTTATAATCAAGTGCAGACACGTTCAGCTGATGAACCTATGACTACCTTTGTGCTATGCAACGAATGTGGAAATCGATGGAAGTTTTGCTAA
- the LOC105666243 gene encoding transcription elongation factor S-II isoform X1 has translation MSAEEEVLRIQKKLNKMSSGDGTGQEQALELLKILQKLPVDLELLTKTRIGMTVNALRKSSRDEEVISLSKTLIKNWKKFLSGSNKEKDSTSSSSSKKKDDKSEKSKDDGEQKKEKDNADGSDVKIKEEKPHKDIQRKQSTFPAPTTTDAVRLKCRELLAAALRVDGNTIDGCATPEELAEELEEAIYAEFKNTDNRYKNRVRSRVANLRDAKNPNLRTNFIAGAITPARLAVMTAEEMASDEIKQLREQFKKEAINDAQLATVQGTKTDLLKCGKCKKRNCTYNQVQTRSADEPMTTFVLCNECGNRWKFC, from the exons ATGAGTGCTGAGGAAGAAGTGCTACGGATTCAaaaaaaattgaacaaaatGTCGAGCGGAGACGGGACG GGGCAAGAACAAGCACTGGAATtacttaaaatattacaaaaattgcctGTGGATTTGGAACTTCTGACCAAGACACGCATTGGGATGACAGTGAATGCATTGAGAAAATCAAGTAGAGACGAagaagttatatcgttatccaaaactcttattaaaaattggaagaaatttttatctg GGTccaataaagaaaaagattctaCTTCTTCAAGTagttcaaagaagaaagacgatAAATCAGAGAAAAGCAAAGATGATGGagaacagaaaaaagaaaaggataatGCAGATGGAAGTGATGTTAAAATAAAGGAAGAGAAACCTCATAAAGATATTCAAAGAAAACAGTCTACGTTTCCTGCTCCTACAACCACAGATGCTGTAAGGCTTAAATGTAGAGAGCTACTGGCAGCAGCTTTAAGAGTAGATGGAAATACAATTGATGGCTGTGCTACTCCAGAGGAATTAGCAGAAGAACTCGAAGAAGCAATTTATGCAGAATTTAAAAATACTGATAATAGATATAAGAACAGA GTGCGAAGTAGAGTCGCTAATTTACGTGACGCAAAAAATCCTAATcttcgaacaaattttattgccGGTGCTATAACACCTGCTAGGCTTGCTGTTATGACTGCAGAAGAGATGGCAAGCGacgaaataaaacaattaaGGGAACAGTTTAAAAAGGAAGCAATTAATGATGCACAACTTGCTACAGTACAAGGAACGAAAACTGATCTATTAAAATGTGGAAAGTGCAAAAAACGTAATTGTACTTATAATCAAGTGCAGACACGTTCAGCTGATGAACCTATGACTACCTTTGTGCTATGCAACGAATGTGGAAATCGATGGAAGTTTTGCTAA